The following DNA comes from Salvia splendens isolate huo1 chromosome 17, SspV2, whole genome shotgun sequence.
AAGATTATAAAATTGGTAgatgagatttggtctctagttcggtctttaaaatttgTTCGACAtagatcacaactctatatatatatatgtaaataaaagaactttcaacatttttttttattttttctcaaattttacttttttaaataaaatacataagtTTGAGATTTctaatttctccttcaacaaaaGATTTcgatcaaattaaaattaatgtgGATATATTATCATCTCTATGTCAAAAACTGGCAAAACAATTTTTGTGTTATTTACTTGTAGTTATATGAACTTTTGACATATGAATTTTCACCTAAgcttacatttttttaaatttaaatgtatGAACTTTGAGTTTTTCTCGCTGAATGAATCCaatcaaattaatatttttgtatCGCTTTGAGACACATAGATTTATGAGATATTGTGCATTTAGGAAACATCTACTATATATTGGGAAAAAACCATAAAATCTCGAAAGTTTGAGAAAATTctagaaaatttcaaaattattgggaggaattttttttaaaaaagtttgtGTGTTTACATACCAATTACCCTTTTCCTATTCAAAATGACATTACTTTAATGATTGTCGTTTTTGCCACATTAACATTTTCGACGGACAAGTCATCTTGAATTTGGAGGAAAAATCAGAAGATGTAAAGTACATGTATTTAAATTTGGAAGATAAAGTTCATGAAAAAGATTAAAAGAATCCAAAAATGTTAAAAGTCCGTGTATTTAATACCCCCTCTGTTATGCAATAGTGGAATAATAATTTTCTAgcaaaaatcaacacatttattctcttttactttattttctcttttactttattatgttttactttattatttcttcataTGACTATCCttttcatttcttactttattagtatttttctgcttaattcatttaacacaatttttattaaatttcgtgtcgaaaagaaatgctTCCACTGCTGCGGAACAGAGGAAATGGTAAATAATTCAATTACGAATATCAAAATATACAAATTCTTGTTAAATGCatataagaaaaaaagacaCAATGAGAGTGAATGAAAAATCtaaagaaaatacaaaataaaattgaaaaaggtCTACAGCTTCACCGCAACCGTCGCACCGCAGCCCCTGCAATCGCATTGGAACACCTGCCTTGCCACAAAAGCAACATCATTAACTTGCGAGTGCTTTTAGTTAGAGGTAATGttagtaataataaataaatatattatgagCCACGACCGTTGCACCCCAGCCCCTGCAATTGCATCGAAACACATGCCTTGTCCCAAAAGCAACAGTGTTGTGAGTGCTTTTAGAGATAATGttagtaataataaataaatgtattttgagtatataAATTGATGaatcacggacctaaaatgatatttaaataaattgacATATTGAGTATAATGTATTTCTAACtttttaaattgctaactcTGTTAACTCATTAATGCACTGTATTAAAAACGTCAACAGGATGACTTTAAAATGCCAACACAATATATTGAAATGACaataaaattatgtgttgacatattAATGTCTGCGTTGGTGAGATAGCAAAGTTAGCTACTTAAGAAAGTTAGTAATTGATCACACCTCACCTCTTCCTTTGAGTATAATATATTGTTAAATTGATATATAGAGTATAATATGTTATAAGATAGCAGTCTCTATGAATAAAAAGACAACtaattttttgtgtatatactAAATGCTAAAAATGATAGTAGTACTCGGAGTAGATATCTGTTCACAACAATGAGAAATGCAATATGAATAGCATTTCTCAATCCTAGTACATATTCTTGACTTTTAAGTTCTCCATTACACAATGGTCTACCATATTTATTTCTTCAACTGTCGAGCACAGTCACTTGCTTCATATATCTGTGTATATATAGGTCTAAAACCGCAACCCATTATACTCTTAGTTCACATATACcaattccaaaataaaaaatacttataAGAAATGAGAACTACTATAGAGAATAGCCCAAGGCCTCTTGAAACATCATCTCCAATTCCATTTCTAAACACAAGAGGATCTCTTTCATCCACTCCCGGCATTCACTTAACTTGGCAGGACCTCTGGGTGACGGTGCCAGATAAGGCCGGCAAGCGGCGACCCATCCTCCGCGGCCTCACCGGCTATGTCCAGCCGGCCGAGGTCCTAGCCATCATGGGCCCCTCCGGCTGTGGCAAGTCCACCCTCCTCGATGCATTAGCAGGTTCacctatgtatatatattataaatattatattgcATTAATATATAGGTTAAAATGCTCGTTTCGATTAAATGTTTGGATTATTGATACAGAGAGGCTCCATTTCAACACTAGACAGAAGGGAGACATCCTTGTCAACGGCCGCAAGCAGCGGCTTCCATTTGGAACTTCAGtaagaataatataataaaataacgTTTAAATTACTTCACTGacaaaaaacaacaacaacaaaatatCTCTTTAATAATTACTACTAATAAGTTTATATTTACCAAGAACCGTTTTAGTTAAGCATGTGGATTTGACGCTCAAGTAACATCGGTCGATTTGGCTATACAGAACTCTCAGCGACTATGCCAACATTAAATTTGGCATGGTTGCCGTAGTAATTACTTACTTAATGCTGACATAGTCGCCTGAGAGAGTTGTATATGGCCAAATtgacatttaaattaatttataaaattcattAGTTTAATTTACTCTAAACGTTTCCTCGGTTCGCAAGGCGTACGTTGCCCAGGACGATGCCCTAGTGACGACACTGACCGTGAGGGAAGCCGTGTACTACTCGGCTCTCCTCCAGCTTCCAGATTCCATGCCAGAATCCGAGAAAAGGGAGAGAGCCGAGGCCACCATCAAAGAGATGGGGCTGAGCGACGCGATTGACACGAGGATCGGTGGGTGGAATGTGAAGGGGCTGAGCGGGGGCCAGAAGAGAAGGGTCAGCATCTGCATCGAGCTGCTGCGGAGGCCGAGGCTGCTGTTCCTCGATGAGCCCACGAGCGGCCTTGACAGCGCCGCCTCGTACCATGTAATGAAACGCATCGTTGGACTCGCCCAGCACGAGAGGATAAGCGTGGTTGCATCAATTCACCAACCAAGTTCTGAGGTTTTCGAACTTTTCCATAACCTTTGCCTTCTCTCTTGTGGCCAGACTGTCTATTTTGGATCCACTTCTTCAGCAAATCAGGTAAGGCAACATTTTCAcctatttatgttttttttatgttgtgacaaattttattttacttttttttgtggAAGCAGTTTTTTGAAACAAATGGATTCATATGTCCACCTAAGAGGAATCCTTCTGATCATTATTTGAGAACAATTAATCAAGACTTTGATTTGGTGAGCGCTTACATGATTAGTCCTTCttacattattaattatttattgttaaTATGGAGAATTATTTACTGTGATGTTTAGGATATCGAACAAGGGTTTGCTAAGGAAGCTATTAACGTTTTGGTTAAAGCCTATGAGACTTCAGATACATTCAGAGAAGTGAAACAATTTGTGGATGAAATAAAACTACAGGTATTGATGTGGAATTGCCACGTACAAATCCTCTTTCATGTCTCTCTCCGACATAACCCTTCTGTAGTAAGTGAGCGAAAACAATGTGTGTGGATGAAAAATGGGAAGTACTAGGATATTTGTCGACAGTAATTAGATTAGACTTAGAGATAATGCACCTAAGAATTAATTTAATACATCGACAATGACTTTGTCAAATACTTTTTGAGCGCTCTGATTGGAATGAGCTATGGTTAAAGTAGTCAGCTAGTGACAATTTTCAACgagaataaaattaatgaatttagATCAAGATTTATTGGATTTAGATTGTTATCAAGTTAATATGTTAGAAACCCAGTAATTCCTGATTGAGTTCATAATGTGTTGGAATAGGTTTAGATAACCagtaaaaaagaaatactcctaCATATTATTCAAATCATTTTCATTTCCTTTTAAGAACaaactatactttaattttattctataaattcatgaaaaatagGTTTAAATCATTTATATGAGGGTTTTTTTATCATGTAAATCAAATTTATAAACTAGTTTTAGTTGTGTAATATCAAATTACAACCGTATAAAGCAGGTTTGTTTAATCATGTAAATAAGTTCGTGTTGTGTTACGGTATCATTAATATGTACGTGCTTAGCGGGGGTTATGTTCGGGCTCATTTTCGGGTTGAAAATTTTCTTAACAGGTCGACTTTATTGGGTTAGAACATTATCATATTAACACGATAACCActcaatccgcacgatttgtcaCCCTCCGCTACCTTCCCAtgattattaaaaatgaatgtATGTACATACATTAAGCAATCTAGCGCGTAACATGCATATAGCTAGAGCGTTTTATTGATTGCAAATaaattatttccattaaatattgaattttaatattcattttattGTTGTTGCAGAAGAATGGACGGTTGgagaaaaaagagaaacaagCTGGATTGATAAGTCAATGTGCAGTTTTAACAAGAAGATCATGTTTGAACATGTTTCGTGACGTGGGATATTATTGGTTTCGTTTTGGAATATATGTTGCTTTGTGCTTATGCGTGGGAACAGTTTTCTATAATATTGGCTCTACATACAGTTCCATACAGGTACTTAAATTTATGTGTGTTAGATATTGATTAAACGTTACATATGTATTTTctataaacacaaaatattaaTCTATGAATATAGAATGTCATGCTATTAGAAGACAATATATAACATTAACAgatatagtattataaataaaagtatgtaaattattcattttcgatcaaaaatttgtttaattctttaattaatCTTAAGTTTGCGACCCAGATATATTTATTCCAATTACGCTAATTATTTTGACAGGCGAGGGCTTCAGTGTTGGTTTTTATTTCATCTTTCATGACATTTATGGCAATTGGAGGCTTCCCTTCGTTCGTGGAGGATATGAAAGTAAGTACTTCATAGGTGCATTCCGATCATAAAATGACAtgttattttaaaaaagtaatTTATTGCAAGTATAAATGAGAAATGATATGTTATATACTTTATCTAAACATATTATGCGAGTAACATCCTCGATTAactttgtttgtttt
Coding sequences within:
- the LOC121773693 gene encoding ABC transporter G family member 1-like isoform X2; the protein is MRTTIENSPRPLETSSPIPFLNTRGSLSSTPGIHLTWQDLWVTVPDKAGKRRPILRGLTGYVQPAEVLAIMGPSGCGKSTLLDALAERLHFNTRQKGDILVNGRKQRLPFGTSAYVAQDDALVTTLTVREAVYYSALLQLPDSMPESEKRERAEATIKEMGLSDAIDTRIGGWNVKGLSGGQKRRVSICIELLRRPRLLFLDEPTSGLDSAASYHVMKRIVGLAQHERISVVASIHQPSSEVFELFHNLCLLSCGQTVYFGSTSSANQFFETNGFICPPKRNPSDHYLRTINQDFDLDIEQGFAKEAINVLVKAYETSDTFREVKQFVDEIKLQKNGRLEKKEKQAGLISQCAVLTRRSCLNMFRDVGYYWFRFGIYVALCLCVGTVFYNIGSTYSSIQARASVLVFISSFMTFMAIGGFPSFVEDMKIFTRERLNGHYSVAAFMVGNTISSFPYLLLVTVIPGAMAYYLVGLQRDTSHFAYFVLLLLSCMMLVESLMMAVATIVPNFLVGIIAGAGIQGIMILNDGFFRLPNDIPKVFWKFPVYYISFQRYANEGFYKNEFEGLVLPDGHSGQISGEEILGRVWQMEMGRSKWVDLGVVIGMVVVYRLLFWGIVTATEVIKPMNRAILARLATQKRNTNVED
- the LOC121773693 gene encoding ABC transporter G family member 1-like isoform X1; the encoded protein is MRTTIENSPRPLETSSPIPFLNTRGSLSSTPGIHLTWQDLWVTVPDKAGKRRPILRGLTGYVQPAEVLAIMGPSGCGKSTLLDALAERLHFNTRQKGDILVNGRKQRLPFGTSAYVAQDDALVTTLTVREAVYYSALLQLPDSMPESEKRERAEATIKEMGLSDAIDTRIGGWNVKGLSGGQKRRVSICIELLRRPRLLFLDEPTSGLDSAASYHVMKRIVGLAQHERISVVASIHQPSSEVFELFHNLCLLSCGQTVYFGSTSSANQFFETNGFICPPKRNPSDHYLRTINQDFDLDIEQGFAKEAINVLVKAYETSDTFREVKQFVDEIKLQKNGRLEKKEKQAGLISQCAVLTRRSCLNMFRDVGYYWFRFGIYVALCLCVGTVFYNIGSTYSSIQARASVLVFISSFMTFMAIGGFPSFVEDMKRLLMQIFTRERLNGHYSVAAFMVGNTISSFPYLLLVTVIPGAMAYYLVGLQRDTSHFAYFVLLLLSCMMLVESLMMAVATIVPNFLVGIIAGAGIQGIMILNDGFFRLPNDIPKVFWKFPVYYISFQRYANEGFYKNEFEGLVLPDGHSGQISGEEILGRVWQMEMGRSKWVDLGVVIGMVVVYRLLFWGIVTATEVIKPMNRAILARLATQKRNTNVED